A window of the Lagenorhynchus albirostris chromosome 1, mLagAlb1.1, whole genome shotgun sequence genome harbors these coding sequences:
- the VRTN gene encoding vertnin, with translation MTSREQLVQQVLQELQEAVESEGLEGLVGAALEAKQVLSSFALPTGREGGPGPQVLEVDSVALSLYPEDAPRNMLPLVCKGEGSLLFEAASMLLWGNAGLSLELRARTVVEMLLHRHYYLQGMIDSKVMLQAVRYSLCSEESPEMTSLPSTTLEAIFDADVKATCFPSSFSNVWHLYALASVLQRNIYSIYPLRNLKIRPYFNRVIRPRRCDHMPATLHIMWAGQPLTSQLFRHQYFAPVVGLEEVEAESASPGLAPTPTALAPLPPLAKTLELLNREPGLSYSHLGERYSITKSTFYRWRRQSQEHRQKVATRFSAKHFLQDSFHRGGVVPLQQFLQRFPEISRSTYYAWKHELLGSGACRALGSKEELAMEELEKLPEQQVAKGLGCSSSAMSSPGVVLMQRAKLYLEHCISLNTLVPYRCFKRRFPGISRSTYYNWRRKALRRNPSFKPAPALSVAGASQPASVGEEALLPWKGEAGEGAGKATGGGSPAPREFLPLRMPLSRWQRRLRRAARKQVLSGHLPFCRFRLRYPSLSPSTFWVWKSLARGWPRSLSKLQIQAPSLGKGGMKEAEEKREKEAGRNVTAAMAPPAGTLQMTASPGEDPGKALGGPSREGALQEGATAQGRPPSGSLSSHPVVAAAAGGRDGQVLVMDVLATTKFKAQAKLFLQRRFQSKSFPSYKEFSALFPLTARSTYYMWKRALYDGLTLVDG, from the coding sequence ATGACATCCCGGGAGCAGCTGGTGCAGCAGGTGCTGCAGGAGCTGCAGGAGGCAGTGGAGTCCGAGGGCCTGGAGGGTCTCGTTGGTGCCGCTCTGGAGGCCAAGCAGGTCCTGTCTTCCTTCGCTCTCCCCACCGGCCGAGAGGGAGGCCCCGGCCCCCAGGTGCTGGAGGTGGACTCGGTGGCCCTGAGCCTGTACCCAGAGGATGCTCCCCGGAACATGTTGCCGCTGGTGTGCAAGGGCGAGGGCAGCCTGCTGTTCGAGGCGGCCAGCATGCTGCTGTGGGGCAACGCGGGCCTCAGCCTGGAGCTGCGGGCCCGCACGGTGGTGGAGATGCTGCTGCACCGGCACTACTACCTCCAGGGCATGATTGACTCCAAGGTGATGCTGCAGGCCGTGCGCTATTCCCTGTGCTCTGAGGAGTCCCCGGAGATGACCAGCCTGCCGTCCACCACGCTAGAGGCCATCTTTGATGCGGACGTCAAGGCCACCTGCTTTCCTAGCAGCTTCTCCAACGTGTGGCACTTGTACGCCCTCGCCTCCGTCCTTCAGCGCAACATCTACTCCATCTACCCCTTGCGCAACCTCAAGATCCGGCCATACTTTAACCGCGTCATCCGGCCCCGCCGCTGCGACCACATGCCCGCCACGCTGCACATCATGTGGGCCGGCCAGCCCCTCACCAGCCAGCTCTTCCGCCACCAGTACTTTGCCCCCGTGGTGGGGCTTGAGGAGGTGGAGGCTGAAAGTGCCAGCCCCGGCCTGGCCCCGACTCCCACTGCCCTGGCCCCGCTGCCCCCGCTCGCCAAGACCCTGGAGCTGCTCAACCGGGAACCTGGCCTCAGCTACTCCCACCTCGGTGAGCGCTACAGCATCACCAAGAGCACCTTCTACCGCTGGCGGCGGCAGTCCCAGGAGCACCGGCAGAAGGTGGCCACCCGCTTCTCGGCCAAGCACTTCCTGCAGGACAGCTTCCACCGCGGGGGTGTCGTGCCGCTGCAGCAGTTCCTCCAGAGGTTCCCCGAGATCTCCCGCTCCACCTATTATGCCTGGAAGCACGAGCTCTTGGGCTCTGGCGCCTGCCGGGCCCTGGGCTCCAAGGAGGAGCTGGCCATGGAGGAGCTGGAGAAGCTGCCGGAGCAGCAGGTTGCCAAGGGGCTGGGGTGCTCCTCGTCGGCCATGTCAAGCCCTGGAGTGGTCTTAATGCAGCGGGCCAAGTTGTACCTGGAGCACTGCATCTCCCTGAATACGCTGGTACCCTATCGCTGCTTCAAACGCAGGTTCCCCGGCATCTCCCGGTCCACCTACTACAATTGGCGCCGAAAGGCTCTCCGAAGAAACCCCAGCTTCAAGCCTGCACCAGCCCTCTCGGTAGCCGGGGCTTCCCAGCCAGCATCTGTTGGGGAAGAGGCCTTGCTCCCTTGGAAGGGTGAGGCAGGAGAAGGGGCAGGGAAAGCAACGGGTGGGGGGTCACCTGCCCCCCGGGAGTTCCTACCCCTGAGGATGCCCCTGTCCCGTTGGCAGAGGCGCCTGCGCAGGGCAGCCCGCAAGCAGGTGCTCAGTGGGCACCTCCCTTTCTGTCGCTTCCGCCTCCGCTACCCGAGCCTGTCTCCCTCCACCTTTTGGGTCTGGAAGAGTCTTGCCCGGGGCTGGCCCAGAAGTCTGTCCAAGCTCCAGATACAGGCCCCCAGCTTGGGCAAAGGGGGCATGAAGGAAGCGGAGGAGAAACGGGAGAAAGAAGCTGGTAGGAATGTGACAGCCGCCATGGCCCCACCTGCAGGGACCCTGCAGATGACGGCTTCTCCAGGAGAGGATccagggaaggccctgggagGGCCTTCCAGAGAGGGGGCCCTGCAAGAGGGGGCCACGGCCCAGGGCCGGCCCCCCAGTGGGTCCCTGTCCAGCCACCCTGTGGTGGCAGCAGCGGCGGGTGGCAGGGACGGCCAGGTGCTGGTGATGGACGTGCTCGCCACCACGAAGTTCAAAGCCCAGGCCAAGCTGTTCCTGCAGAGGCGCTTCCAGTCCAAGAGCTTCCCCTCCTACAAGGAGTTCAGCGCCCTCTTCCCCCTCACCGCCCGCTCTACCTACTACATGTGGAAGCGCGCCCTCTACGACGGCCTCACCCTGGTGGATGGCTGA